The DNA segment GGGGCGTTTTTAATGCCGTCCTCGACGGACTCAAAGCGACCTGCGACACGATCCAGATTTTCACCAAATCATCCAACCAGTGGCGGGCCAAGCCGTTGACCGATGAAGAAGTGGAACGGTTTCTGGCCGAACAGAAGAACACCGGGGTGACGGTGGCCTGCGCTCATGACAGTTATCTCATCAACCTGGCGTCGCCCGACAAAGAGATGTTTCAAAAATCGTTGGAGGCGTTCGGAATCGAACTGGAGCGCTGCAACATGCTGAGCGTTCCCTATCTGGTGATGCATCCCGGTTCGCACATGGGCGAGGGCGAAGAGGCGGGGCTGAAAAAAATCGCGGGGGCCTTCAATAAACTGTTTGAAAAAGACCCTGAGAATAAGACTATTGTTTGCCTGGAAACAACCGCCGGTCAGGGAACCAATCTCGGCTACAAATTCGAGCAATTGGCGCAGATTATCGACATGGTCGAGGACAAATCCCGTATGGGGGTTTGCCTTGATACCTGCCATATATTCGCCGCCGGTTATCCGATTCAGGAGGAAAAAGATTATAGGGCGACCATGAAACAGTTCGATACTATCCTCGGCCTGGATCGCCTGAAGGTAATGCATTTCAACGACTCCAAGAAAGGGTTCGGCTCCCGGGTCGACCGGCACGATCATATCGGACAGGGAGAGTTGGGGCTGGAACCATTTCGGCATATAATGAATGACAAACGGCTGGTCAAAATCCCCAAAATTCTCGAGACACCCAAAGGGGAGGAATTGCTGGAAGATATCGAGAATCTCAAAATCCTCCGCTCGCTGGTAAAAAAATAGTCCTTTCAGCCGTAAGGTTAAATCCGGTTTGGGCTTGCCTTAACGGCGGTTCTTCCATACTATATTGATATGAAATTGGGAATTATAGGACTGCCCCAGTCGGGCAAGACCACATTATTTAATGCCGCTTCCGGGCAGACCGAAGCGGTCGGCGACTATTCGCGGGCGACGCATCGCGCCATTATTAAGGTCCCCGATGAACGGCTCGACAATTTATCGACGCTGGTTGATCCGAAAAAAATCACCTATGCCGAAATAGAATTTCTCGATGCCGCCGGATTCTCCGGCAAAGGTAAAGAAACCAAAGGCGATCTGGAAATCACCCCGGAATTGCGGATGATGGATGCGCTGGTCATTGTCCTCGATTATTTCAACCCCGGCGCCAGACCGGAGAAGGACCTGCAGGCGATTCAGGATGAGATGATAATCTCCGATATGGCCCAACTCGAAACCAATATCGATAAGATTGCCCGGACCATCAAACTGACCGGCAACCAGGAACGGACCCAGGAACTGGAAGTTCTCAAAAAATGCCAGGAGGCGTTGAATACCGACCGTCTGATCGCCGAATTGGCCCTGACCGAGGAGGAAGCCAAACTGATTCGCGGCTATACTTTCTTAAGTCAGAAGCCGCAATTGGCGGTGTTTAATATATCCGAAGACAGACTGGCCGATTCCGATAAAATCGCGGAGGAGTTTTCGTCGCTGGTCAAGCCGGAAGTTCGGGAGATCGCGGTCATATGCGGCAAAATTGAGATGGAACTGGCGCAGCTATCGGAGACGGAGCGATTTGAATTCATGAAAGACCTCGGCATAGAGCGTCCCGCCGTGGAGAAATTCATTCAGCAATCGTACGCCCTTTTGGGGCTGATATCGTTCTTCACCATCGGCCCGCCGGAGGCCCGCGCCTGGACTATCCGCAAGGGCTGGACCGCGCCCAAGGCGGCCGGGGCCGTGCATTCCGATTTCGAGCGGGGATTCATTCGGGCGGAAGTGGCGTCATATGATGATTACATGGTTCACAAAACCCTGCCCGCCCTTAAAGCGGCCGCGAAACTTCATGTGGAAGGAAAAGACTATGTGGTTCAGGACGGCGATGTCATCCTGTTCCGCTTCAATATTTGATATATTTGAAAAAAATCCGACACTATAGATACGAGAGGGATATCTATGGAAGATGCCATGGATAAAATTCAGGAGAAAGTAGAAATCAAGCCGACCCCGCCGACCTTGCCGATATTGCCGGTGCGCGGGACGGTGGTGTTCCCGTTTCTGGTCGTGCCGCTCATGGCTAACGAGCAGAGACAGGCGCGGCTGATTGACGAGGCCCTGATGCGGGGAAGCGTGGTCGGGCTGTTTCTTCAGACCGACCAGAGCAAGGAAGACCCCGGGCAGGCCGACATTTACGAAGTGGGCACATCCGGCAACATTCTCAAAATGCTCCGGTTTCCCGACGGTACAATCCGGTTTCTGGTGCAGGGGCTCTCCCGCATCCGGATAAAAAAATTCCTGTCTAACGACCCGTATCTCACGGCCGAAGTGGAAGAGATTGTCGAGAAAAAAGCCGAATCCGTCAAGATGGAGGCCCTCCAGAGAAATCTTCTGGAGCGGCTCAAGGCCGTGGTCGATCTTTCCCCCAGTCTGTCCGAAGAATTGTACATATCGGCCATCAATCAGGAGACGGCGTCGAAATTGGCCGATCTGATCGCCTCCAATCTGAATTTCGCCATCAAGGAAAAACAGGAATTGCTCGAAGAGACCAATGTTTTCAAGCGGATGGAACGACTTCTGACAATTATCAACCGCGAAATCGAAGTGCTCGAACTTTCCAAAAAAATTCAGACCGAAGCGCAAACGGAATTGGGAAAAATACAGCGCGAATTCATTCTTCGCGAACAACTGAAAGCGATCAAGCGGGAATTGGGCGATAAAGACGACCGGGCCGAAATCGATGAATTCGAGAAACGGATCGCCGATGCCCGGATGCCCGAAACTGTCGATGCCGCCGCCAGAAAAGAGTTGGAGAGACTCTCCCGAATGAATCCGGCCTCCGCCGAATACACGGTCTCCCGCACCTATCTGGAATGGCTCGTGGCTCTCCCCTGGTCGGTCTCCACTACCGACATTCTCGATGTCGCCAAAGCCAAGAAAGTTCTCGATGAGGACCATTACGACCTGGAAAAGGTCAAGGATCGTATTATCGAATATCTGGCGGTTCGGAAATTAAAGAGCGATGTCAAAGGGCCGATTCTCTGTTTTGTCGGTCCGCCCGGAGTCGGTAAGACTTCGCTGGGCCGCTCTATCGCCCGGGCCATGGGACGCAAATTCGAGCGGATTTCGCTCGGCGGAATGCGCGATGAGGC comes from the Candidatus Zixiibacteriota bacterium genome and includes:
- the nfo gene encoding putative endonuclease 4 (Evidence 3 : Putative function from multiple computational evidences) produces the protein MKKQVNYNLGAHMSIAGGVFNAVLDGLKATCDTIQIFTKSSNQWRAKPLTDEEVERFLAEQKNTGVTVACAHDSYLINLASPDKEMFQKSLEAFGIELERCNMLSVPYLVMHPGSHMGEGEEAGLKKIAGAFNKLFEKDPENKTIVCLETTAGQGTNLGYKFEQLAQIIDMVEDKSRMGVCLDTCHIFAAGYPIQEEKDYRATMKQFDTILGLDRLKVMHFNDSKKGFGSRVDRHDHIGQGELGLEPFRHIMNDKRLVKIPKILETPKGEELLEDIENLKILRSLVKK
- the ychF gene encoding Ribosome-binding ATPase YchF, with the protein product MKLGIIGLPQSGKTTLFNAASGQTEAVGDYSRATHRAIIKVPDERLDNLSTLVDPKKITYAEIEFLDAAGFSGKGKETKGDLEITPELRMMDALVIVLDYFNPGARPEKDLQAIQDEMIISDMAQLETNIDKIARTIKLTGNQERTQELEVLKKCQEALNTDRLIAELALTEEEAKLIRGYTFLSQKPQLAVFNISEDRLADSDKIAEEFSSLVKPEVREIAVICGKIEMELAQLSETERFEFMKDLGIERPAVEKFIQQSYALLGLISFFTIGPPEARAWTIRKGWTAPKAAGAVHSDFERGFIRAEVASYDDYMVHKTLPALKAAAKLHVEGKDYVVQDGDVILFRFNI